In one Musa acuminata AAA Group cultivar baxijiao chromosome BXJ2-5, Cavendish_Baxijiao_AAA, whole genome shotgun sequence genomic region, the following are encoded:
- the LOC135612664 gene encoding protein VERNALIZATION INSENSITIVE 3-like isoform X2, producing the protein MDPPFSGFVLDPSKCRKLSIDDKRELIHELSKWPDSSTEKLQTWSRKDLLEILCAEIGKERKYTGLTKQKMIEYLFKLVSEKKSGGHVEAMNSTPNPPNPNPQTPHKRHRKNENPSRLPITANNLPASEGNEAVINVRYCQNLACRATLNLDDAFCKRCSCCICHKYDDNKDPSLWLFCSSDTLSQGNPCGLSCHLECALKHERAGIVKNGKCTSLDGSYYCTYCGKSNDLLGCWKKQLMIAMDARRVDVLCYRISLSHKILESTEKFQSLHEIVDTAMKKLEAEVGPINDLPNMARGIVNRLSVGAEVQRMCAFAVKLLDSMHLLAFSSDTQVQLSLTSSSFIKFVDISPVSVTLVLGYDDNSALSQEMAGFTIWHRKADAREYPKKPTCTLFKPKRRFLITELSPATEYMFKVVAFSSFSELRMWEVGVTTEGISLDDPAGLAADVNPSKPYCQSPKTNSSGLSNPSEGDESNNNVVAYTDLNKSPDSCFHYFEKPDILDSEKLSDHIQKDEKSEYAGTISGAEVMEADETPGHSGSALDEELNPTIQMESHKDSTNSVENNQATDIPKSENESNAPTADEMVIVPFGHPDQTLPVTHRGLDTSQEGPGRGSKLKLGINLLESGRTNSGREPASLSKKRGREKIMEMCAKEGSLEGSYEYCVKVVRWLECEGHIETNFRVKFLTWFSLRATPQERRIVTVYVDTLIDDPASLAGQLVDTFSETICSKKPPPVPTGFCMKLWH; encoded by the exons GATTTGTTCTTGACCCTTCTAAATGCCGCAAGCTGAGTATAGATGACAAGAGAGAACTCATCCATGAATTGTCTAAATGGCCAGACAGTTCTACTGAGAAACTACAAACTTGGAGCAGGAAAGACCTTCTGGAGATCCTTTGTGCAGAaatagggaaggagaggaagtatACGGGCTTAACAAAGCAGAAGATGATAGAATACCTTTTCAAACTTGTATCTGAGAAAAAATCTGGAGGACATGTGGAAGCCATGAATTCAACTCCTAATCCACCTAACCCTAACCCTCAAACTCCACACAAAAGACACAGAAAGAATGAGAACCCGTCACGTCTACCTATTACTGCAAATAATCTTCCAGCAAGTGAAGGAAATGAGGCTGTCATTAATGTGCGATACTGCCAAAATCTAGCATGCAGAGCCACTCTGAACCTTGATGATGCATTTTGCAAACGCTGCTCGTGTTGTATCTGCCACAAATATGATGATAATAAGGACCCTAGCCTTTGGCTGTTTTGTAGCTCGGATACTCTTTCTCAAGGTAATCCATGTGGTTTGTCATGCCATCTTGAGTGTGCTCTCAAGCATGAAAGAGCTGGTATTGTGAAGAATGGAAAATGCACAAGCTTGGATGGGAGCTATTACTGCACATACTGTGGAAAATCCAATGACTTGCTTGG ATGCTGGAAAAAGCAACTCATGATTGCAATGGATGCACGACGAGTAGATGTATTGTGTTATCGGATTTCACTtagtcataaaattcttgaatcaACAGAGAAGTTTCAGAGCTTGCATGAGATAGTTGACACAGCAATGAAGAAGTTGGAGGCTGAAGTTGGGCCTATTAATGATTTACCAAACATGGCTCGTGGAATTGTCAACAGACTTTCTGTTGGTGCCGAAGTTCAGAGAATGTGTGCTTTTGCTGTCAAATTATTAGATTCTATGCATCTACTAGCCTTCTCTTCTGATACTCAAGTTCAGC TAAGTTTGACATCCTCTAGCTTCATCAAATTTGTAGACATATCCCCGGTGTCGGTTACTTTGGTGTTGGGTTATGATGATAATTCAGCTTTATCACAAGAGATGGCTGGTTTTACCATATGGCACCGAAAAGCCGATGCTAGGGAGTACCCTAAGAAACCAACCTGTACTTTGTTTAAGCCAAAGAGGAGGTTTCTGATAACAGAACTATCTCCAGCTACAGAATACATGTTCAAGGTGGTAGCCTTCAGCAGCTTCAGTGAGCTCAGAATGTGGGAAGTTGGAGTAACAACGGAAGGCATTTCTTTGGATGATCCAGCAGGCTTAGCTGCAGATGTAAACCCATCCAAACCATATTGCCAAAGCCCAAAAACAAACAGTAGTGGCCTATCAAACCCATCGGAGGGAGATGAatctaacaataatgttgttgcaTATACTGACCTCAACAAGTCACCAGACAGTTGTTTTCATTATTTTGAGAAGCCTGATATCCTTGACTCGGAAAAATTATCAGACCACATACAGAAAGATGAAAAGAGCGAATATGCAGGAACAATAAGTGGAGCTGAAGTTATGGAGGCTGACGAAACACCAGGGCATTCTGGTTCTGCATTAGATGAGGAGCTGAACCCAACAATTCAAATGGAGTCCCACAAGGATTCCACAAACTCTGTGGAGAATAACCAGGCAACTGACATCCCCAAATCAGAGAATGAATCCAATGCACCTACTGCAGATGAGATGGTTATCGTTCCATTCGGGCATCCAGATCAAACCTTACCAGTTACTCACCGTGGGCTGGATACCAGTCAGGAAGGTCCTGGGAGAGGTAGCAAATTGAAACTTGGCATTAATTTGCTAGAGAGTGGCCGTACAAATTCAGGTAGGGAGCCAGCAAGTTTATCAAAGAAAAGAGGTAGGGAGAAAATAATGGAGATGTGTGCTAAAGAAGGCTCCTTAGAAGGGTCGTATGAGTATTGTGTGAAAGTGGTTAGATGGCTCGAATGTGAGGGCCACATCGAGACCAACTTTAGGGTCAAATTTCTAACTTGGTTTAGCTTACGGGCAACCCCACAGGAGAGAAGAATAGTGACTGTTTATGTTGATACTCTGATTGATGATCCTGCGAGCCTCGCGGGGCAGCTGGTGGACACCTTCTCAGAAACAATCTGCAGCAAGAAACCACCACCGGTGCCGACTGGCTTCTGTATGAAGCTTTGGCATTAG
- the LOC135612664 gene encoding protein VERNALIZATION INSENSITIVE 3-like isoform X1, which produces MDPPFSGFVLDPSKCRKLSIDDKRELIHELSKWPDSSTEKLQTWSRKDLLEILCAEIGKERKYTGLTKQKMIEYLFKLVSEKKSGGHVEAMNSTPNPPNPNPQTPHKRHRKNENPSRLPITANNLPASEGNEAVINVRYCQNLACRATLNLDDAFCKRCSCCICHKYDDNKDPSLWLFCSSDTLSQGNPCGLSCHLECALKHERAGIVKNGKCTSLDGSYYCTYCGKSNDLLGCWKKQLMIAMDARRVDVLCYRISLSHKILESTEKFQSLHEIVDTAMKKLEAEVGPINDLPNMARGIVNRLSVGAEVQRMCAFAVKLLDSMHLLAFSSDTQVQQVSLTSSSFIKFVDISPVSVTLVLGYDDNSALSQEMAGFTIWHRKADAREYPKKPTCTLFKPKRRFLITELSPATEYMFKVVAFSSFSELRMWEVGVTTEGISLDDPAGLAADVNPSKPYCQSPKTNSSGLSNPSEGDESNNNVVAYTDLNKSPDSCFHYFEKPDILDSEKLSDHIQKDEKSEYAGTISGAEVMEADETPGHSGSALDEELNPTIQMESHKDSTNSVENNQATDIPKSENESNAPTADEMVIVPFGHPDQTLPVTHRGLDTSQEGPGRGSKLKLGINLLESGRTNSGREPASLSKKRGREKIMEMCAKEGSLEGSYEYCVKVVRWLECEGHIETNFRVKFLTWFSLRATPQERRIVTVYVDTLIDDPASLAGQLVDTFSETICSKKPPPVPTGFCMKLWH; this is translated from the exons GATTTGTTCTTGACCCTTCTAAATGCCGCAAGCTGAGTATAGATGACAAGAGAGAACTCATCCATGAATTGTCTAAATGGCCAGACAGTTCTACTGAGAAACTACAAACTTGGAGCAGGAAAGACCTTCTGGAGATCCTTTGTGCAGAaatagggaaggagaggaagtatACGGGCTTAACAAAGCAGAAGATGATAGAATACCTTTTCAAACTTGTATCTGAGAAAAAATCTGGAGGACATGTGGAAGCCATGAATTCAACTCCTAATCCACCTAACCCTAACCCTCAAACTCCACACAAAAGACACAGAAAGAATGAGAACCCGTCACGTCTACCTATTACTGCAAATAATCTTCCAGCAAGTGAAGGAAATGAGGCTGTCATTAATGTGCGATACTGCCAAAATCTAGCATGCAGAGCCACTCTGAACCTTGATGATGCATTTTGCAAACGCTGCTCGTGTTGTATCTGCCACAAATATGATGATAATAAGGACCCTAGCCTTTGGCTGTTTTGTAGCTCGGATACTCTTTCTCAAGGTAATCCATGTGGTTTGTCATGCCATCTTGAGTGTGCTCTCAAGCATGAAAGAGCTGGTATTGTGAAGAATGGAAAATGCACAAGCTTGGATGGGAGCTATTACTGCACATACTGTGGAAAATCCAATGACTTGCTTGG ATGCTGGAAAAAGCAACTCATGATTGCAATGGATGCACGACGAGTAGATGTATTGTGTTATCGGATTTCACTtagtcataaaattcttgaatcaACAGAGAAGTTTCAGAGCTTGCATGAGATAGTTGACACAGCAATGAAGAAGTTGGAGGCTGAAGTTGGGCCTATTAATGATTTACCAAACATGGCTCGTGGAATTGTCAACAGACTTTCTGTTGGTGCCGAAGTTCAGAGAATGTGTGCTTTTGCTGTCAAATTATTAGATTCTATGCATCTACTAGCCTTCTCTTCTGATACTCAAGTTCAGC AAGTAAGTTTGACATCCTCTAGCTTCATCAAATTTGTAGACATATCCCCGGTGTCGGTTACTTTGGTGTTGGGTTATGATGATAATTCAGCTTTATCACAAGAGATGGCTGGTTTTACCATATGGCACCGAAAAGCCGATGCTAGGGAGTACCCTAAGAAACCAACCTGTACTTTGTTTAAGCCAAAGAGGAGGTTTCTGATAACAGAACTATCTCCAGCTACAGAATACATGTTCAAGGTGGTAGCCTTCAGCAGCTTCAGTGAGCTCAGAATGTGGGAAGTTGGAGTAACAACGGAAGGCATTTCTTTGGATGATCCAGCAGGCTTAGCTGCAGATGTAAACCCATCCAAACCATATTGCCAAAGCCCAAAAACAAACAGTAGTGGCCTATCAAACCCATCGGAGGGAGATGAatctaacaataatgttgttgcaTATACTGACCTCAACAAGTCACCAGACAGTTGTTTTCATTATTTTGAGAAGCCTGATATCCTTGACTCGGAAAAATTATCAGACCACATACAGAAAGATGAAAAGAGCGAATATGCAGGAACAATAAGTGGAGCTGAAGTTATGGAGGCTGACGAAACACCAGGGCATTCTGGTTCTGCATTAGATGAGGAGCTGAACCCAACAATTCAAATGGAGTCCCACAAGGATTCCACAAACTCTGTGGAGAATAACCAGGCAACTGACATCCCCAAATCAGAGAATGAATCCAATGCACCTACTGCAGATGAGATGGTTATCGTTCCATTCGGGCATCCAGATCAAACCTTACCAGTTACTCACCGTGGGCTGGATACCAGTCAGGAAGGTCCTGGGAGAGGTAGCAAATTGAAACTTGGCATTAATTTGCTAGAGAGTGGCCGTACAAATTCAGGTAGGGAGCCAGCAAGTTTATCAAAGAAAAGAGGTAGGGAGAAAATAATGGAGATGTGTGCTAAAGAAGGCTCCTTAGAAGGGTCGTATGAGTATTGTGTGAAAGTGGTTAGATGGCTCGAATGTGAGGGCCACATCGAGACCAACTTTAGGGTCAAATTTCTAACTTGGTTTAGCTTACGGGCAACCCCACAGGAGAGAAGAATAGTGACTGTTTATGTTGATACTCTGATTGATGATCCTGCGAGCCTCGCGGGGCAGCTGGTGGACACCTTCTCAGAAACAATCTGCAGCAAGAAACCACCACCGGTGCCGACTGGCTTCTGTATGAAGCTTTGGCATTAG
- the LOC135612665 gene encoding aspartyl protease family protein At5g10770-like has protein sequence MVEVRANESWHSSWFHLLLLLLLAAAASSCHGEKKQVLPLRELQLGDIKTSEKCLPQRSRRVNGATILEMKHQSYCSWSTKSREDRAWKLLALDNARVSSLQSQINDAAMSYSAEKPSSSPPPAGAQIPLNSGAKLQTMNYIVTIQLGGKQMTVMVDTGSDLTWVQCKPCRSCYTQEDPLFDPAASPSYQPIPCNSSMCDSLQMATGVSGACGADQPSCNYALSYRDGSYTNGVLARDRIDLAAVPVRGFVFGCGESNQGMFGGTSGLMGLGRSPLSLVSQTIPEFGGVFSYCLPTREFDSSGSLILGNDYSVYKNSTPVVYTRMITDPQQASFYFLNLTGISIGGTALRSSTQFNTQVLIDSGTVITRLVPSVYKTLRDEFLRHFSGYPPAPGYSILDTCFDLAGYKEVDVPTIRFTFDGDAEVDVDVNGVLYFAKPDASQVCLAFASLSYEEEIGIIGNYQQKNLRVVYDTVGSKVGFAEETCGYS, from the exons ATGGTGGAAGTGAGAGCCAACGAGTCCTGGCACAGCTCCTGGttccaccttctcctcctcctcctccttgctgctgctgcctcttccTGTCATGGAGAGAAGAAGCAGGTGCTGCCCTTGCGGGAGCTGCAGCTTGGAGACATCAAGACCTCTGAGAAATGCCTGCCACAGAGATCAA GAAGGGTTAATGGTGCAACAATCCTGGAGATGAAGCACCAGAGTTACTGCTCCTGGTCAACCAAGAGCAGGGAGGATAGAGCTTGGAAGCTTTTGGCTCTTGACAATGCACGAGTGTCATCCTTACAGTCCCAGATCAATGATGCCGCCATGTCCTACAGCGCGGAGAAaccatcatcatcaccaccaccagcAGGAGCTCAAATCCCTCTCAACTCGGGAGCAAAGCTCCAAACCATGAACTACATCGTCACCATCCAGCTGGGTGGCAAGCAGATGACAGTGATGGTGGACACTGGGAGCGACCTCACCTGGGTCCAGTGCAAGCCATGCCGGTCCTGCTACACCCAGGAAGACCCCCTCTTCGATCCCGCCGCCTCGCCTTCCTACCAACCCATCCCATGCAACTCCTCCATGTGCGACTCCCTGCAGATGGCCACCGGAGTCTCCGGCGCTTGCGGCGCCGACCAGCCCAGCTGCAACTACGCCCTCAGCTACCGAGACGGATCCTACACCAACGGAGTTCTCGCTCGGGACAGGATCGATCTGGCCGCCGTCCCCGTCCGAGGATTCGTGTTCGGCTGCGGCGAGAGCAACCAAGGCATGTTCGGCGGCACCTCCGGTCTGATGGGGCTGGGCAGGTCGCCGCTCTCTCTGGTCTCGCAGACGATACCTGAGTTTGGAGGGGTCTTCTCCTACTGCTTGCCGACCAGAGAATTCGACTCATCGGGCTCCTTGATTCTCGGCAACGACTACTCTGTCTACAAGAACTCAACCCCGGTCGTCTACACCAGAATGATCACTGATCCCCAACAGGCGTCCTTCTACTTCCTCAACCTCACCGGCATCAGCATCGGTGGCACAGCTCTTCGATCCTCAACCCAGTTCAACACCCAAGTCCTCATCGATTCCGGCACCGTGATCACTAGGCTGGTTCCTTCCGTCTACAAGACGCTGAGGGATGAGTTCCTGCGGCATTTCTCCGGGTATCCGCCTGCGCCTGGGTACTCGATCCTCGACACCTGCTTCGACTTGGCTGGATACAAGGAGGTGGACGTCCCCACCATCAGATTCACGTTCGATGGCGATGCAGAGGTGGATGTGGATGTCAATGGTGTTCTGTACTTCGCCAAGCCGGACGCATCTCAGGTTTGCTTGGCCTTCGCAAGCCTTTCTTACGAAGAAGAGATCGGGATCATCGGGAACTACCAGCAGAAGAATCTGAGGGTGGTGTATGATACAGTCGGATCAAAGGTGGGGTTTGCAGAGGAGACTTGTGGTTATAGTTGA